In the genome of Taeniopygia guttata chromosome 26, bTaeGut7.mat, whole genome shotgun sequence, one region contains:
- the CSF1 gene encoding macrophage colony-stimulating factor 1 precursor (The RefSeq protein has 3 substitutions compared to this genomic sequence) translates to MPRLGAKVCLLRCSLLSSLLLLLLRIHETEQNSYCHQIITERHLAELEELADTQMQHPGRVSFKFIDKMQLNDSICYVKAAFPLMGKILERTEFKENSSNARKMQMVRRMYNSIDENVDPCIRDEDDEERMLSQMCFKEFTTSPYEMLVLVKDFFQDIKRLLQNQETFEKDCSRVYRRVCPGPRKAGSSPGVGTDPDCNCLSPALPPATQPSLSAATGRDTAPASTRLPSSLLHTTLADLEAPSQPPSSTDGGSGTEEVLGAGLGDPALALAPGMKQTAPASSAEALQDPAGTLSLARGDIPVLRGDGELVEWDTGHLPQDPGQQWGGSLLPEQPGGLRTSPPTASPSAGPTGGGRIRAQPEPGTQLRFSRMAPELPAPGSPSHRARAWGWGPEDGGGAGPSFDSGFVLGAEQRRKEPPASEGRQEPLIYITVASVVAVLLATGGLLFYKYKSRVLERSLEDGGCDPDEPERRALQGARECSELETQDL, encoded by the exons ATGCCCCGCCTCGGAGCCAAG GTGTGCCTGCTCCGCTGCTCCCTGCTCTcgtccctcctcctcctgctgctccgcATCCATGAGACGGAGCAGAACAGCTACTGCCAGCAGATCATCACAGAGAGGCACCTGGccgagctggaggagctg GCTGACACCCAGATGCAGCACCCGGGCAGGGTCTCCTTCAAGTTCATTGACAAGATGCAGTTG AACGACTCCATCTGCTATGTGAAAGCTGCTTTTCCCCTGATGGGCAAGATCCTGGAGAGAACGGAGTTCAAGGAGAACTCGTCCAACGCCCGGAAGATGCAGATGGTGCGCAGGATGTACAACAGCATCGATGAGAATGTGGACCCCTGCATCagggatgaggatgatgaggagagAATG CTCTCACAGATGTGCTTCAAGGAGTTCACCACGTCCCCCTACGAGATGCTGGTGCTGGTGAAGGATTTCTTCCAGGACATCAAGCGACTGCTGCAGAACCAGGAGACTTTTGAGAAGGATTGCAGCCGAGTCTACCGCAGGGTGTGCCCGGGACCCAGGAAAGCTGGATCCTCACCAG GTGTGGGGACAGATCCTGACTGCAATtgcctgtcccctgccctccctcctgccacccagccctccctctctgctgccACTGGCAGGGACACGGCACCCGCTAGCACCCGGCTCCCTTCCAGCCTCCTCCATGCCACCCTCGCTGACTTAGAGGCCCCATCTCAGCCCCCCAGTAGCACGGACGGGGGCTCAGGGACCGAGGAGGTCCTGGGTGCCGGGCTAGGTGACCCAGCACTGGCCTTGGCCCCCGGGATGAAGCAGACAGCTCCAGCCAGCAGTGCCGAAGCTCTCCAGGATCCGGCTGGGACACTGAGCCTGGCCCGGGGCGACATCCCCGTCCTCCGTGGCGATGGCGAGCTGGTGGAGTGGGACACCGGCCACCTGCCGCAGGATCCAGGCCAGCAGTGGGGAGGCTCCCTCCTCCCGGAGCAGCCCGGCGGGCTCAGGACCAGCCCTCCGACAGCATCGCCCAGCGCCGGCCCGACGGGCAGAGGCAGAATCCGCGCCCAGCCCGAGCCTGGCACGCAGCTCCGCTTCTCCAGGATGGCCCCggagctgccagccccgggcagccccAGCCACAGGGCGAgggcgtggggctgggggcccGAGGATGGCGGTGGGGCCGGGCCCAGCTTTGACTCTGGCTTTGTTCTGGGCGCAGAGCAGCGCAGGAAGGAGCCGCCCGCCAGCGAGGGCCGCCAGGAGCCCCTCATCTACATTACGGTGGCCAGCGTGGTGGCCGTCCTGCTGGCCACGGGAGGGCTGCTCTTCTACAAGTATAAATCCAGG GTCCTGGAGCGGTCACTGGAGGatggaggctgtgaccccgaCGAGCCAGAGAGGAG GGCGCTGCAGGGAGCAAGGGAATGTTCAGAGCTGGAGACTCAGGATCTCTGA
- the CSF1 gene encoding macrophage colony-stimulating factor 1 isoform X2 has product MVCLLRCSLLSSLLLLLLRIHETEQNSYCQQIITERHLAELEELADTQMQHPGRVSFKFIDKMQLNDSICYVKAAFPLMGKILERTEFKENSSNARKMQMVRRMYNSIDENVDPCIRDEDDEERMLSQMCFKEFTTSPYEMLVLVKDFFQDIKRLLQNQETFEKDCSRVYRRVCPGPRKAGSSPGVGTDPDCNCLSPALPPATQPSLSAATGRDTAPASTRLPSSLLHATLADLEAPSQPPSSTDGGSGTEEVLGAGLGDPALALAPGMKQTAPASSAEALQDPAGTLSLARGDIPVLRGDGELVEWDTGHLPQDPGQQWGGSLLPEQPGGLRTSPPTASPSAGPTGRGRIRAQPEPGTQLRFSRMAPELPAPGSPSHRARAWGWGPEDGGGAGPSFDSGFVLGAEQRRKEPPASEGRQEPLIYITVASVVAVLLATGGLLFYKYKSRVLERSLEDGGCDPDEPERRALQGARECSELETQDL; this is encoded by the exons ATG GTGTGCCTGCTCCGCTGCTCCCTGCTCTcgtccctcctcctcctgctgctccgcATCCATGAGACGGAGCAGAACAGCTACTGCCAGCAGATCATCACAGAGAGGCACCTGGccgagctggaggagctg GCTGACACCCAGATGCAGCACCCGGGCAGGGTCTCCTTCAAGTTCATTGACAAGATGCAGTTG AACGACTCCATCTGCTATGTGAAAGCTGCTTTTCCCCTGATGGGCAAGATCCTGGAGAGAACGGAGTTCAAGGAGAACTCGTCCAACGCCCGGAAGATGCAGATGGTGCGCAGGATGTACAACAGCATCGATGAGAATGTGGACCCCTGCATCagggatgaggatgatgaggagagAATG CTCTCACAGATGTGCTTCAAGGAGTTCACCACGTCCCCCTACGAGATGCTGGTGCTGGTGAAGGATTTCTTCCAGGACATCAAGCGACTGCTGCAGAACCAGGAGACTTTTGAGAAGGATTGCAGCCGAGTCTACCGCAGGGTGTGCCCGGGACCCAGGAAAGCTGGATCCTCACCAG GTGTGGGGACAGATCCTGACTGCAATtgcctgtcccctgccctccctcctgccacccagccctccctctctgctgccACTGGCAGGGACACGGCACCCGCTAGCACCCGGCTCCCTTCCAGCCTCCTCCATGCCACCCTCGCTGACTTAGAGGCCCCATCTCAGCCCCCCAGTAGCACGGACGGGGGCTCAGGGACCGAGGAGGTCCTGGGTGCCGGGCTAGGTGACCCAGCACTGGCCTTGGCCCCCGGGATGAAGCAGACAGCTCCAGCCAGCAGTGCCGAAGCTCTCCAGGATCCGGCTGGGACACTGAGCCTGGCCCGGGGCGACATCCCCGTCCTCCGTGGCGATGGCGAGCTGGTGGAGTGGGACACCGGCCACCTGCCGCAGGATCCAGGCCAGCAGTGGGGAGGCTCCCTCCTCCCGGAGCAGCCCGGCGGGCTCAGGACCAGCCCTCCGACAGCATCGCCCAGCGCCGGCCCGACGGGCAGAGGCAGAATCCGCGCCCAGCCCGAGCCTGGCACGCAGCTCCGCTTCTCCAGGATGGCCCCggagctgccagccccgggcagccccAGCCACAGGGCGAgggcgtggggctgggggcccGAGGATGGCGGTGGGGCCGGGCCCAGCTTTGACTCTGGCTTTGTTCTGGGCGCAGAGCAGCGCAGGAAGGAGCCGCCCGCCAGCGAGGGCCGCCAGGAGCCCCTCATCTACATTACGGTGGCCAGCGTGGTGGCCGTCCTGCTGGCCACGGGAGGGCTGCTCTTCTACAAGTATAAATCCAGG GTCCTGGAGCGGTCACTGGAGGatggaggctgtgaccccgaCGAGCCAGAGAGGAG GGCGCTGCAGGGAGCAAGGGAATGTTCAGAGCTGGAGACTCAGGATCTCTGA
- the CSF1 gene encoding macrophage colony-stimulating factor 1 isoform X3, whose protein sequence is MPRLGAKVCLLRCSLLSSLLLLLLRIHETEQNSYCQQIITERHLAELEELADTQMQHPGRVSFKFIDKMQLNDSICYVKAAFPLMGKILERTEFKENSSNARKMQMVRRMYNSIDENVDPCIRDEDDEERMLSQMCFKEFTTSPYEMLVLVKDFFQDIKRLLQNQETFEKDCSRVYRRVCPGPRKAGSSPEQRRKEPPASEGRQEPLIYITVASVVAVLLATGGLLFYKYKSRVLERSLEDGGCDPDEPERRALQGARECSELETQDL, encoded by the exons ATGCCCCGCCTCGGAGCCAAG GTGTGCCTGCTCCGCTGCTCCCTGCTCTcgtccctcctcctcctgctgctccgcATCCATGAGACGGAGCAGAACAGCTACTGCCAGCAGATCATCACAGAGAGGCACCTGGccgagctggaggagctg GCTGACACCCAGATGCAGCACCCGGGCAGGGTCTCCTTCAAGTTCATTGACAAGATGCAGTTG AACGACTCCATCTGCTATGTGAAAGCTGCTTTTCCCCTGATGGGCAAGATCCTGGAGAGAACGGAGTTCAAGGAGAACTCGTCCAACGCCCGGAAGATGCAGATGGTGCGCAGGATGTACAACAGCATCGATGAGAATGTGGACCCCTGCATCagggatgaggatgatgaggagagAATG CTCTCACAGATGTGCTTCAAGGAGTTCACCACGTCCCCCTACGAGATGCTGGTGCTGGTGAAGGATTTCTTCCAGGACATCAAGCGACTGCTGCAGAACCAGGAGACTTTTGAGAAGGATTGCAGCCGAGTCTACCGCAGGGTGTGCCCGGGACCCAGGAAAGCTGGATCCTCACCAG AGCAGCGCAGGAAGGAGCCGCCCGCCAGCGAGGGCCGCCAGGAGCCCCTCATCTACATTACGGTGGCCAGCGTGGTGGCCGTCCTGCTGGCCACGGGAGGGCTGCTCTTCTACAAGTATAAATCCAGG GTCCTGGAGCGGTCACTGGAGGatggaggctgtgaccccgaCGAGCCAGAGAGGAG GGCGCTGCAGGGAGCAAGGGAATGTTCAGAGCTGGAGACTCAGGATCTCTGA
- the CSF1 gene encoding macrophage colony-stimulating factor 1 isoform X1 codes for MPRLGAKVCLLRCSLLSSLLLLLLRIHETEQNSYCQQIITERHLAELEELADTQMQHPGRVSFKFIDKMQLNDSICYVKAAFPLMGKILERTEFKENSSNARKMQMVRRMYNSIDENVDPCIRDEDDEERMLSQMCFKEFTTSPYEMLVLVKDFFQDIKRLLQNQETFEKDCSRVYRRVCPGPRKAGSSPGVGTDPDCNCLSPALPPATQPSLSAATGRDTAPASTRLPSSLLHATLADLEAPSQPPSSTDGGSGTEEVLGAGLGDPALALAPGMKQTAPASSAEALQDPAGTLSLARGDIPVLRGDGELVEWDTGHLPQDPGQQWGGSLLPEQPGGLRTSPPTASPSAGPTGRGRIRAQPEPGTQLRFSRMAPELPAPGSPSHRARAWGWGPEDGGGAGPSFDSGFVLGAEQRRKEPPASEGRQEPLIYITVASVVAVLLATGGLLFYKYKSRVLERSLEDGGCDPDEPERRALQGARECSELETQDL; via the exons ATGCCCCGCCTCGGAGCCAAG GTGTGCCTGCTCCGCTGCTCCCTGCTCTcgtccctcctcctcctgctgctccgcATCCATGAGACGGAGCAGAACAGCTACTGCCAGCAGATCATCACAGAGAGGCACCTGGccgagctggaggagctg GCTGACACCCAGATGCAGCACCCGGGCAGGGTCTCCTTCAAGTTCATTGACAAGATGCAGTTG AACGACTCCATCTGCTATGTGAAAGCTGCTTTTCCCCTGATGGGCAAGATCCTGGAGAGAACGGAGTTCAAGGAGAACTCGTCCAACGCCCGGAAGATGCAGATGGTGCGCAGGATGTACAACAGCATCGATGAGAATGTGGACCCCTGCATCagggatgaggatgatgaggagagAATG CTCTCACAGATGTGCTTCAAGGAGTTCACCACGTCCCCCTACGAGATGCTGGTGCTGGTGAAGGATTTCTTCCAGGACATCAAGCGACTGCTGCAGAACCAGGAGACTTTTGAGAAGGATTGCAGCCGAGTCTACCGCAGGGTGTGCCCGGGACCCAGGAAAGCTGGATCCTCACCAG GTGTGGGGACAGATCCTGACTGCAATtgcctgtcccctgccctccctcctgccacccagccctccctctctgctgccACTGGCAGGGACACGGCACCCGCTAGCACCCGGCTCCCTTCCAGCCTCCTCCATGCCACCCTCGCTGACTTAGAGGCCCCATCTCAGCCCCCCAGTAGCACGGACGGGGGCTCAGGGACCGAGGAGGTCCTGGGTGCCGGGCTAGGTGACCCAGCACTGGCCTTGGCCCCCGGGATGAAGCAGACAGCTCCAGCCAGCAGTGCCGAAGCTCTCCAGGATCCGGCTGGGACACTGAGCCTGGCCCGGGGCGACATCCCCGTCCTCCGTGGCGATGGCGAGCTGGTGGAGTGGGACACCGGCCACCTGCCGCAGGATCCAGGCCAGCAGTGGGGAGGCTCCCTCCTCCCGGAGCAGCCCGGCGGGCTCAGGACCAGCCCTCCGACAGCATCGCCCAGCGCCGGCCCGACGGGCAGAGGCAGAATCCGCGCCCAGCCCGAGCCTGGCACGCAGCTCCGCTTCTCCAGGATGGCCCCggagctgccagccccgggcagccccAGCCACAGGGCGAgggcgtggggctgggggcccGAGGATGGCGGTGGGGCCGGGCCCAGCTTTGACTCTGGCTTTGTTCTGGGCGCAGAGCAGCGCAGGAAGGAGCCGCCCGCCAGCGAGGGCCGCCAGGAGCCCCTCATCTACATTACGGTGGCCAGCGTGGTGGCCGTCCTGCTGGCCACGGGAGGGCTGCTCTTCTACAAGTATAAATCCAGG GTCCTGGAGCGGTCACTGGAGGatggaggctgtgaccccgaCGAGCCAGAGAGGAG GGCGCTGCAGGGAGCAAGGGAATGTTCAGAGCTGGAGACTCAGGATCTCTGA